One Onthophagus taurus isolate NC chromosome 11, IU_Otau_3.0, whole genome shotgun sequence genomic window carries:
- the LOC111415522 gene encoding uncharacterized protein isoform X2: MQTEDIEENAISLASVNNITFLDNNPANLKKNPEFIDPRMIPESPKSDEDLNDSSKESNENIRNWLQRITQIQSEIQRKITSEQNQFPEYSKPSATNTNKVVKYQDLPYMGEMTLDNSKPRRGRKPKKADICHLIYKNYGTIYPGTPKNLVEPKKADKPEVNEVVNRSDVQNKIISSLLERRLTQESKKQRMTPPNQDEPLNLCIRDLNHLKIRLKPNETSSEIKSEPQSDDDVEFVHETPSPGSGSASSKEMKFPTDFEGKGDSAPGGYVYWPSAGVFIHPMALQQQLMYYQKLAGGNSYTLPNKPETPPNDAEKKLTLENKRKDEEEEQKIKRNAPSTSSDKTPMKRKRSAIFIPPIPAENQTNPATEVSICKFKFTGGAKPSLQEKKMLSVDSGGNFTYYSGTGDKSMRGYEFFPRQTLQQQISTQGSSTGAFLQVSGEKIFPPSPSELPPKPQNEFVLAPEVQPPQITLQDLGPRNKKRKSRKSLQREKLEQTFKEKGFLIQTQQLESAEGATYCKFRQLRKFTRYLFRSWKDYLPGMANEEESRRSGVAEETNDNDVDLENSLSNSDMNTELNN, translated from the exons ATGCAGACAGAagatatagaagaaaatgccATTAGTTTGGCCTCGGTCaacaatataacatttttagacAACAATCCagcgaatttaaaaaaaaatccaga ATTCATCGACCCAAGGATGATTCCCGAATCGCCGAAATCCGACGAGGATTTAAATGATTCATCAAAAGAATCGAACGAAAACATCAGAAATTGGCTCCAAAGAATCACGCAGATTCAATCGGAAATTCAACGAAAAATCACATCGGAACAAAATCAATTTCCCGAATACTCAAAACCCTCAGCCACCAACACCAATAAAGTAGTAAAATATCAAGATTTACCTTACATGGGTGAGATGACTTTGGATAATTCAAAACCGCGAAGAGGTAGGAAACCGAAAAAAGCCGATATCTGCcacttaatttataaaaattacggCACAATTTATCCTGGGACGCCGAAAAATTTGGTTGAGCCAAAAAAAGCTGATAAACCCGAGGTTAACGAAGTCGTAAACAGATCAGATGTTCAAAACAAAATCATCAGCAGTTTACTTGAAAGGAGATTAACTCAAGAATCCAAAAAACAAAGAATGACGCCTCCGAACCAAGACGAACCGCTCAATTTATGCATCAGGGACTTAAATCACCTTAAAATAAGGTTAAAACCCAACGAGACATCATCCGAAATTAAATCCGAACCCCAAAGTGATGATGACGTTGAATTTGTTCATGAGACACCTTCACCTGGTTCTGGTTCGGCGAGTtcgaaagaaatgaaatttccCACCGATTTTGAAGGGAAAGGTGATTCAGCTCCTGGTGGGTACGTTTATTGGCCGAGTGCTGGGGTTTTTATACACCCAATGGCTCTACAACAACAATTAAtgtattatcaaaaattagcGGGGGGGAATTCGTACACTTTACCGAATAAACCGGAAACACCTCCCAATGACgccgaaaaaaaattaactctaGAAAATAAACGGAAAGACGAAGAAGaggaacaaaaaattaaaagaaacgcGCCATCAACATCCTCGGATAAAACCCCGATGAAACGAAAACGATCCGCTATTTTTATCCCCCCAATTCCAGCGGAAAATCAAACAAATCCAGCTACTGAAGTTagtatttgtaaatttaaatttacaggtGGTGCGAAACCTAGtttacaagaaaagaaaatgctTTCGGTTGATTCCGGTGGTAATTTTACTTATTATAGCGGAACTGGTGATAAAAGTATGAGGGGATACGAATTTTTTCCAAGACAAACTCTTCAACAACAAATTTCAACGCAAGGATCCAGTACAGGTGCTTTTCTCCAGGTTAGCGGTGAAAAAATATTCCCACCATCACCAAGTGAATTACCACCTAAACCTCAAAATGAATTCGTTTTAGCACCGGAAGTACAACCCCCGCAGATAACGCTACAAGATTTAGGGCctagaaataaaaaacgaaaatcgAGGAAAAGTCTTCAAAGGGAAAAACTTGAACAAACGTTCAAGGAAAAAGGGTTTCTCATTCAAACGCAACAATTAGAATCGGCGGAAGGTGCAACTTATTGTAAATTTAGACAATTAAGGAAATTTACGCGTTATCTTTTCCGTAGTTGGAAAGATTATCTTCCTGGGATGGCGAACGAGGAAGAAAGTAGGAGAAGTGGTGTCGCTGAAGAAACTAACGATAACGATGTGGACTTAGAAAATAGTTTATCGAACAGTGATATGAACactgaattaaataattaa
- the LOC111415522 gene encoding uncharacterized protein isoform X1 produces MGGTTMQTEDIEENAISLASVNNITFLDNNPANLKKNPEFIDPRMIPESPKSDEDLNDSSKESNENIRNWLQRITQIQSEIQRKITSEQNQFPEYSKPSATNTNKVVKYQDLPYMGEMTLDNSKPRRGRKPKKADICHLIYKNYGTIYPGTPKNLVEPKKADKPEVNEVVNRSDVQNKIISSLLERRLTQESKKQRMTPPNQDEPLNLCIRDLNHLKIRLKPNETSSEIKSEPQSDDDVEFVHETPSPGSGSASSKEMKFPTDFEGKGDSAPGGYVYWPSAGVFIHPMALQQQLMYYQKLAGGNSYTLPNKPETPPNDAEKKLTLENKRKDEEEEQKIKRNAPSTSSDKTPMKRKRSAIFIPPIPAENQTNPATEVSICKFKFTGGAKPSLQEKKMLSVDSGGNFTYYSGTGDKSMRGYEFFPRQTLQQQISTQGSSTGAFLQVSGEKIFPPSPSELPPKPQNEFVLAPEVQPPQITLQDLGPRNKKRKSRKSLQREKLEQTFKEKGFLIQTQQLESAEGATYCKFRQLRKFTRYLFRSWKDYLPGMANEEESRRSGVAEETNDNDVDLENSLSNSDMNTELNN; encoded by the exons ATGG gagGGACGACAATGCAGACAGAagatatagaagaaaatgccATTAGTTTGGCCTCGGTCaacaatataacatttttagacAACAATCCagcgaatttaaaaaaaaatccaga ATTCATCGACCCAAGGATGATTCCCGAATCGCCGAAATCCGACGAGGATTTAAATGATTCATCAAAAGAATCGAACGAAAACATCAGAAATTGGCTCCAAAGAATCACGCAGATTCAATCGGAAATTCAACGAAAAATCACATCGGAACAAAATCAATTTCCCGAATACTCAAAACCCTCAGCCACCAACACCAATAAAGTAGTAAAATATCAAGATTTACCTTACATGGGTGAGATGACTTTGGATAATTCAAAACCGCGAAGAGGTAGGAAACCGAAAAAAGCCGATATCTGCcacttaatttataaaaattacggCACAATTTATCCTGGGACGCCGAAAAATTTGGTTGAGCCAAAAAAAGCTGATAAACCCGAGGTTAACGAAGTCGTAAACAGATCAGATGTTCAAAACAAAATCATCAGCAGTTTACTTGAAAGGAGATTAACTCAAGAATCCAAAAAACAAAGAATGACGCCTCCGAACCAAGACGAACCGCTCAATTTATGCATCAGGGACTTAAATCACCTTAAAATAAGGTTAAAACCCAACGAGACATCATCCGAAATTAAATCCGAACCCCAAAGTGATGATGACGTTGAATTTGTTCATGAGACACCTTCACCTGGTTCTGGTTCGGCGAGTtcgaaagaaatgaaatttccCACCGATTTTGAAGGGAAAGGTGATTCAGCTCCTGGTGGGTACGTTTATTGGCCGAGTGCTGGGGTTTTTATACACCCAATGGCTCTACAACAACAATTAAtgtattatcaaaaattagcGGGGGGGAATTCGTACACTTTACCGAATAAACCGGAAACACCTCCCAATGACgccgaaaaaaaattaactctaGAAAATAAACGGAAAGACGAAGAAGaggaacaaaaaattaaaagaaacgcGCCATCAACATCCTCGGATAAAACCCCGATGAAACGAAAACGATCCGCTATTTTTATCCCCCCAATTCCAGCGGAAAATCAAACAAATCCAGCTACTGAAGTTagtatttgtaaatttaaatttacaggtGGTGCGAAACCTAGtttacaagaaaagaaaatgctTTCGGTTGATTCCGGTGGTAATTTTACTTATTATAGCGGAACTGGTGATAAAAGTATGAGGGGATACGAATTTTTTCCAAGACAAACTCTTCAACAACAAATTTCAACGCAAGGATCCAGTACAGGTGCTTTTCTCCAGGTTAGCGGTGAAAAAATATTCCCACCATCACCAAGTGAATTACCACCTAAACCTCAAAATGAATTCGTTTTAGCACCGGAAGTACAACCCCCGCAGATAACGCTACAAGATTTAGGGCctagaaataaaaaacgaaaatcgAGGAAAAGTCTTCAAAGGGAAAAACTTGAACAAACGTTCAAGGAAAAAGGGTTTCTCATTCAAACGCAACAATTAGAATCGGCGGAAGGTGCAACTTATTGTAAATTTAGACAATTAAGGAAATTTACGCGTTATCTTTTCCGTAGTTGGAAAGATTATCTTCCTGGGATGGCGAACGAGGAAGAAAGTAGGAGAAGTGGTGTCGCTGAAGAAACTAACGATAACGATGTGGACTTAGAAAATAGTTTATCGAACAGTGATATGAACactgaattaaataattaa